From the genome of Arvicola amphibius chromosome 9, mArvAmp1.2, whole genome shotgun sequence, one region includes:
- the Prph gene encoding peripherin isoform X3 has product MPSSATMSHHSSGLRSGISSTSYRRTFGPPPSLSPGAYSYSSSSRFSSSRLLGSASPSSSARLGSFRAPRAGALRLPSERLDFSMAEALNQEFLATRSNEKQELQELNDRFANFIEKVRFLEQQNAALRGELSQARGQEPARADQLCQQELRELRRELELLGRERDRVQVERDALAEDLAALKQRLEEESRKREDAEHNLVLFRKDVDDATLSRLELERKIESLMDEIEFLKKLHEEELRDLQVSMESQQVQQVEVEATVKPELTAALRDIRMQYENIAAKNLQEAEEWYKSKYADLSDAANRNHEALRQAKQEMNESRRQIQSLTCEVDGLRGTNEALLRQLRELEEQFALEAGGYQAGAARLEEELRQLKEEMARHLREYQELLNVKMALDIEIATYRKLLEGEESRISVPVHSFASLSLKATVPEVEAPQDSHSRKMVLIRTIETRDGEQVVTESQKEQHSELDKSSVHSY; this is encoded by the exons ATGCCATCTTCCGCCACCATGAGCCATCACTCGTCGGGCCTACGGTCCGGCATCAGCTCCACCTCATACCGCCGGACCTTCGGACCACCGCCCTCACTGTCCCCCGGGGCTTATTCCTACTCTTCCAGCTCTCGCTTCTCCAGCAGCCGCCTGCTGGGCTCGGCGTCCCCGAGCTCGTCTGCGCGACTGGGTAGCTTCCGTGCCCCTCGAGCGGGGGCCCTGCGCTTGCCCTCGGAGCGCCTCGACTTCTCCATGGCCGAGGCCCTCAACCAGGAGTTCCTGGCTACAAGGAGCAACGAGAAGCAAGAGCTACAGGAGCTCAACGACCGCTTCGCCAACTTCATCGAGAAGGTGCGCTTCCTGGAGCAGCAGAACGCAGCTCTGCGCGGAGAGCTGAGCCAGGCCCGGGGCCAGGAGCCGGCGCGCGCCGACCAGCTGTGCCAGCAGGAGCTGCGGGAACTGCGGCGCGAATTGGAGCTGCTGGGCCGGGAGCGCGACCGGGTGCAGGTGGAGCGCGACGCGCTGGCGGAGGACCTGGCGGCGCtcaagcagag GTTAGAAGAAGAATCCCGCAAGCGGGAGGATGCGGAGCACAACCTGGTGCTCTTCCGTAAG GATGTGGACGACGCCACTCTGTCCCGCCTAGAACTAGAGCGCAAGATTGAGTCTCTGATGGATGAAATTGAGTTCCTCAAGAAACTACACGAAGAG GAACTTCGGGATCTGCAGGTGAGCATGGAGAGCCAGCAGGTTCagcaggtggaggtggaggcGACAGTGAAGCCAGAGCTGACTGCGGCGCTGAGGGACATCCGTATGCAGTATGAGAACATCGCAGCGAAGAatctgcaggaggcagaggagtggTATAAGTCCAAA TACGCTGACCTGTCCGACGCCGCCAACCGCAACCACGAGGCCCTACGCCAGGCCAAGCAGGAGATGAACGAGTCCCGACGTCAAATCCAGAGTCTGACGTGTGAGGTGGACGGGTTGCGTGGCACG AACGAGGCGCTGCTCAGACAGCTGCGGGAGCTGGAGGAGCAGTTCGCCCTGGAGGCTGGAGGGTACCAAGCCGGCGCTGCGCGTCTGGAGGAAGAGCTTCGAcagctgaaggaagagatggcGCGGCATCTGCGAGAATACCAGGAGCTCCTCAATGTTAAGATGGCCCTGGATATCGAGATCGCCACCTACAGGAAGctgctggaaggagaggagagccG GATCTCAGTGCCAGTCCATTCCTTTGCTTCCCTAAGTTTAAAGGCCACTG TGCCTGAGGTGGAGGCTccccaggacagccacagccGTAAGATGGTTCTGATTAGGACTATTGAGACCCGGGATGGGGAG CAGGTGGTGACAGAGTCCCAGAAGGAACAGCACAGTGAACTGGATAAGTCTTCTGTTCACAGCTACTGA
- the Prph gene encoding peripherin isoform X4 produces MPSSATMSHHSSGLRSGISSTSYRRTFGPPPSLSPGAYSYSSSSRFSSSRLLGSASPSSSARLGSFRAPRAGALRLPSERLDFSMAEALNQEFLATRSNEKQELQELNDRFANFIEKVRFLEQQNAALRGELSQARGQEPARADQLCQQELRELRRELELLGRERDRVQVERDALAEDLAALKQRLEEESRKREDAEHNLVLFRKDVDDATLSRLELERKIESLMDEIEFLKKLHEEELRDLQVSMESQQVQQVEVEATVKPELTAALRDIRMQYENIAAKNLQEAEEWYKSKYADLSDAANRNHEALRQAKQEMNESRRQIQSLTCEVDGLRGTNEALLRQLRELEEQFALEAGGYQAGAARLEEELRQLKEEMARHLREYQELLNVKMALDIEIATYRKLLEGEESRISVPVHSFASLSLKATVPEVEAPQDSHSRKMVLIRTIETRDGEVVTESQKEQHSELDKSSVHSY; encoded by the exons ATGCCATCTTCCGCCACCATGAGCCATCACTCGTCGGGCCTACGGTCCGGCATCAGCTCCACCTCATACCGCCGGACCTTCGGACCACCGCCCTCACTGTCCCCCGGGGCTTATTCCTACTCTTCCAGCTCTCGCTTCTCCAGCAGCCGCCTGCTGGGCTCGGCGTCCCCGAGCTCGTCTGCGCGACTGGGTAGCTTCCGTGCCCCTCGAGCGGGGGCCCTGCGCTTGCCCTCGGAGCGCCTCGACTTCTCCATGGCCGAGGCCCTCAACCAGGAGTTCCTGGCTACAAGGAGCAACGAGAAGCAAGAGCTACAGGAGCTCAACGACCGCTTCGCCAACTTCATCGAGAAGGTGCGCTTCCTGGAGCAGCAGAACGCAGCTCTGCGCGGAGAGCTGAGCCAGGCCCGGGGCCAGGAGCCGGCGCGCGCCGACCAGCTGTGCCAGCAGGAGCTGCGGGAACTGCGGCGCGAATTGGAGCTGCTGGGCCGGGAGCGCGACCGGGTGCAGGTGGAGCGCGACGCGCTGGCGGAGGACCTGGCGGCGCtcaagcagag GTTAGAAGAAGAATCCCGCAAGCGGGAGGATGCGGAGCACAACCTGGTGCTCTTCCGTAAG GATGTGGACGACGCCACTCTGTCCCGCCTAGAACTAGAGCGCAAGATTGAGTCTCTGATGGATGAAATTGAGTTCCTCAAGAAACTACACGAAGAG GAACTTCGGGATCTGCAGGTGAGCATGGAGAGCCAGCAGGTTCagcaggtggaggtggaggcGACAGTGAAGCCAGAGCTGACTGCGGCGCTGAGGGACATCCGTATGCAGTATGAGAACATCGCAGCGAAGAatctgcaggaggcagaggagtggTATAAGTCCAAA TACGCTGACCTGTCCGACGCCGCCAACCGCAACCACGAGGCCCTACGCCAGGCCAAGCAGGAGATGAACGAGTCCCGACGTCAAATCCAGAGTCTGACGTGTGAGGTGGACGGGTTGCGTGGCACG AACGAGGCGCTGCTCAGACAGCTGCGGGAGCTGGAGGAGCAGTTCGCCCTGGAGGCTGGAGGGTACCAAGCCGGCGCTGCGCGTCTGGAGGAAGAGCTTCGAcagctgaaggaagagatggcGCGGCATCTGCGAGAATACCAGGAGCTCCTCAATGTTAAGATGGCCCTGGATATCGAGATCGCCACCTACAGGAAGctgctggaaggagaggagagccG GATCTCAGTGCCAGTCCATTCCTTTGCTTCCCTAAGTTTAAAGGCCACTG TGCCTGAGGTGGAGGCTccccaggacagccacagccGTAAGATGGTTCTGATTAGGACTATTGAGACCCGGGATGGGGAG GTGGTGACAGAGTCCCAGAAGGAACAGCACAGTGAACTGGATAAGTCTTCTGTTCACAGCTACTGA
- the LOC119822383 gene encoding tubulin alpha-1C chain, protein MRECISIHVGQAGVQIGNACWELYCLEHGIQPDGQMPSDKTIGGGDDSFNTFFSETGAGKHVPRAVFVDLEPTVIDEVRTGTYRQLFHPEQLITGKEDAANNYARGHYTIGKEIIDLVLDRIRKLADQCTGLQGFLVFHSFGGGTGSGFTSLLMERLSVDYGKKSKLEFSIYPAPQVSTAVVEPYNSILTTHTTLEHSDCAFMVDNEAIYDICRRNLDIERPTYTNLNRLISQIVSSITASLRFDGALNVDLTEFQTNLVPYPRIHFPLATYAPVISAEKAYHEQLTVAEITNACFEPANQMVKCDPRHGKYMACCLLYRGDVVPKDVNAAIATIKTKRTIQFVDWCPTGFKVGINYQPPTVVPGGDLAKVQRAVCMLSNTTAIAEAWARLDHKFDLMYAKRAFVHWYVGEGMEEGEFSEAREDMAALEKDYEEVGADSAEGDDEGEEY, encoded by the exons ATG CGTGAGTGCATCTCCATCCACGTCGGCCAGGCTGGTGTCCAGATCGGCAATGCCTGCTGGGAACTCTACTGCCTGGAACATGGCATCCAGCCTGACGGCCAGATGCCAAGTGACAAGACCATTGGGGGAGGAGACGACTCCTTCAACACCTTCTTCAGTGAGACAGGCGCTGGCAAGCACGTGCCCCGGGCAGTGTTCGTAGACCTGGAACCCACGGTTATTG ATGAAGTTCGCACTGGTACCTACCGCCAGCTCTTCCACCCTGAGCAGCTCATCACAGGCAAGGAAGATGCTGCCAATAACTACGCCCGTGGCCACTACACCATTGGCAAGGAAATCATTGACCTTGTCTTGGACAGAATCCGCAAGCTG GCCGACCAGTGCACAGGGCTTCAGGGCTTCCTGGTCTTCCACAGCTTTGGCGGGGGAACTGGCTCTGGGTTCACCTCCCTGCTGATGGAGAGGCTCTCTGTTGATTACGGAAAGAAGTCCAAGCTGGAGTTCTCCATCTACCCAGCCCCCCAGGTTTCCACCGCTGTGGTTGAGCCCTACAACTCCATCCTCACCACCCACACCACCCTGGAGCACTCTGATTGTGCCTTCATGGTAGACAACGAGGCCATCTATGACATCTGTCGTAGAAACCTCGACATTGAGCGCCCCACCTACACTAACCTTAATCGCCTCATTAGCCAGATCGTGTCCTCCATCACTGCTTCCCTCAGATTTGATGGAGCCCTGAATGTTGACCTGACAGAATTCCAGACCAACCTGGTGCCCTACCCTCGCATCCACTTCCCTCTGGCCACATATGCCCCTGTCATCTCTGCTGAGAAAGCCTACCATGAGCAGCTTACAGTAGCAGAGATCACCAATGCCTGCTTTGAGCCAGCCAACCAGATGGTGAAATGTGACCCTCGCCATGGTAAATACATGGCTTGCTGCCTGCTGTACCGTGGTGATGTGGTTCCCAAAGATGTCAATGCTGCCATTGCCACCATCAAGACCAAGCGTACCATCCAGTTTGTGGACTGGTGCCCCACTGGCTTCAAGGTTGGCATCAATTACCAGCCTCCCACTGTGGTACCTGGTGGAGACCTGGCCAAGGTCCAGAGAGCTGTGTGCATGCTGAGCAACACCACAGCCATTGCTGAGGCCTGGGCTCGCCTAGATCACAAGTTTGATCTGATGTATGCCAAGCGTGCCTTTGTGCACTGGTATGTGGGTGAGGGTATGGAGGAGGGGGAGTTCTCTGAGGCCCGTGAAGACATGGCTGCCCTGGAGAAGGATTATGAGGAGGTTGGAGCCGATAGTGCTGAAGGAGATGATGAGGGTGAAGAATATTAG
- the Prph gene encoding peripherin isoform X1, with amino-acid sequence MPSSATMSHHSSGLRSGISSTSYRRTFGPPPSLSPGAYSYSSSSRFSSSRLLGSASPSSSARLGSFRAPRAGALRLPSERLDFSMAEALNQEFLATRSNEKQELQELNDRFANFIEKVRFLEQQNAALRGELSQARGQEPARADQLCQQELRELRRELELLGRERDRVQVERDALAEDLAALKQRLEEESRKREDAEHNLVLFRKDVDDATLSRLELERKIESLMDEIEFLKKLHEEELRDLQVSMESQQVQQVEVEATVKPELTAALRDIRMQYENIAAKNLQEAEEWYKSKVREWGRTLRGSWGGRLWELLASQLDPSATLQYADLSDAANRNHEALRQAKQEMNESRRQIQSLTCEVDGLRGTNEALLRQLRELEEQFALEAGGYQAGAARLEEELRQLKEEMARHLREYQELLNVKMALDIEIATYRKLLEGEESRISVPVHSFASLSLKATVPEVEAPQDSHSRKMVLIRTIETRDGEQVVTESQKEQHSELDKSSVHSY; translated from the exons ATGCCATCTTCCGCCACCATGAGCCATCACTCGTCGGGCCTACGGTCCGGCATCAGCTCCACCTCATACCGCCGGACCTTCGGACCACCGCCCTCACTGTCCCCCGGGGCTTATTCCTACTCTTCCAGCTCTCGCTTCTCCAGCAGCCGCCTGCTGGGCTCGGCGTCCCCGAGCTCGTCTGCGCGACTGGGTAGCTTCCGTGCCCCTCGAGCGGGGGCCCTGCGCTTGCCCTCGGAGCGCCTCGACTTCTCCATGGCCGAGGCCCTCAACCAGGAGTTCCTGGCTACAAGGAGCAACGAGAAGCAAGAGCTACAGGAGCTCAACGACCGCTTCGCCAACTTCATCGAGAAGGTGCGCTTCCTGGAGCAGCAGAACGCAGCTCTGCGCGGAGAGCTGAGCCAGGCCCGGGGCCAGGAGCCGGCGCGCGCCGACCAGCTGTGCCAGCAGGAGCTGCGGGAACTGCGGCGCGAATTGGAGCTGCTGGGCCGGGAGCGCGACCGGGTGCAGGTGGAGCGCGACGCGCTGGCGGAGGACCTGGCGGCGCtcaagcagag GTTAGAAGAAGAATCCCGCAAGCGGGAGGATGCGGAGCACAACCTGGTGCTCTTCCGTAAG GATGTGGACGACGCCACTCTGTCCCGCCTAGAACTAGAGCGCAAGATTGAGTCTCTGATGGATGAAATTGAGTTCCTCAAGAAACTACACGAAGAG GAACTTCGGGATCTGCAGGTGAGCATGGAGAGCCAGCAGGTTCagcaggtggaggtggaggcGACAGTGAAGCCAGAGCTGACTGCGGCGCTGAGGGACATCCGTATGCAGTATGAGAACATCGCAGCGAAGAatctgcaggaggcagaggagtggTATAAGTCCAAAGTGCGAGAGTGGGGGAGGACTCTGAGGGGGTCCTGGGGTGGGAGGCTCTGGGAATTGCTCGCATCCCAGCTGGACCCGTCTGCCACTCTGCAGTACGCTGACCTGTCCGACGCCGCCAACCGCAACCACGAGGCCCTACGCCAGGCCAAGCAGGAGATGAACGAGTCCCGACGTCAAATCCAGAGTCTGACGTGTGAGGTGGACGGGTTGCGTGGCACG AACGAGGCGCTGCTCAGACAGCTGCGGGAGCTGGAGGAGCAGTTCGCCCTGGAGGCTGGAGGGTACCAAGCCGGCGCTGCGCGTCTGGAGGAAGAGCTTCGAcagctgaaggaagagatggcGCGGCATCTGCGAGAATACCAGGAGCTCCTCAATGTTAAGATGGCCCTGGATATCGAGATCGCCACCTACAGGAAGctgctggaaggagaggagagccG GATCTCAGTGCCAGTCCATTCCTTTGCTTCCCTAAGTTTAAAGGCCACTG TGCCTGAGGTGGAGGCTccccaggacagccacagccGTAAGATGGTTCTGATTAGGACTATTGAGACCCGGGATGGGGAG CAGGTGGTGACAGAGTCCCAGAAGGAACAGCACAGTGAACTGGATAAGTCTTCTGTTCACAGCTACTGA
- the Prph gene encoding peripherin isoform X2, with product MPSSATMSHHSSGLRSGISSTSYRRTFGPPPSLSPGAYSYSSSSRFSSSRLLGSASPSSSARLGSFRAPRAGALRLPSERLDFSMAEALNQEFLATRSNEKQELQELNDRFANFIEKVRFLEQQNAALRGELSQARGQEPARADQLCQQELRELRRELELLGRERDRVQVERDALAEDLAALKQRLEEESRKREDAEHNLVLFRKDVDDATLSRLELERKIESLMDEIEFLKKLHEEELRDLQVSMESQQVQQVEVEATVKPELTAALRDIRMQYENIAAKNLQEAEEWYKSKVREWGRTLRGSWGGRLWELLASQLDPSATLQYADLSDAANRNHEALRQAKQEMNESRRQIQSLTCEVDGLRGTNEALLRQLRELEEQFALEAGGYQAGAARLEEELRQLKEEMARHLREYQELLNVKMALDIEIATYRKLLEGEESRISVPVHSFASLSLKATVPEVEAPQDSHSRKMVLIRTIETRDGEVVTESQKEQHSELDKSSVHSY from the exons ATGCCATCTTCCGCCACCATGAGCCATCACTCGTCGGGCCTACGGTCCGGCATCAGCTCCACCTCATACCGCCGGACCTTCGGACCACCGCCCTCACTGTCCCCCGGGGCTTATTCCTACTCTTCCAGCTCTCGCTTCTCCAGCAGCCGCCTGCTGGGCTCGGCGTCCCCGAGCTCGTCTGCGCGACTGGGTAGCTTCCGTGCCCCTCGAGCGGGGGCCCTGCGCTTGCCCTCGGAGCGCCTCGACTTCTCCATGGCCGAGGCCCTCAACCAGGAGTTCCTGGCTACAAGGAGCAACGAGAAGCAAGAGCTACAGGAGCTCAACGACCGCTTCGCCAACTTCATCGAGAAGGTGCGCTTCCTGGAGCAGCAGAACGCAGCTCTGCGCGGAGAGCTGAGCCAGGCCCGGGGCCAGGAGCCGGCGCGCGCCGACCAGCTGTGCCAGCAGGAGCTGCGGGAACTGCGGCGCGAATTGGAGCTGCTGGGCCGGGAGCGCGACCGGGTGCAGGTGGAGCGCGACGCGCTGGCGGAGGACCTGGCGGCGCtcaagcagag GTTAGAAGAAGAATCCCGCAAGCGGGAGGATGCGGAGCACAACCTGGTGCTCTTCCGTAAG GATGTGGACGACGCCACTCTGTCCCGCCTAGAACTAGAGCGCAAGATTGAGTCTCTGATGGATGAAATTGAGTTCCTCAAGAAACTACACGAAGAG GAACTTCGGGATCTGCAGGTGAGCATGGAGAGCCAGCAGGTTCagcaggtggaggtggaggcGACAGTGAAGCCAGAGCTGACTGCGGCGCTGAGGGACATCCGTATGCAGTATGAGAACATCGCAGCGAAGAatctgcaggaggcagaggagtggTATAAGTCCAAAGTGCGAGAGTGGGGGAGGACTCTGAGGGGGTCCTGGGGTGGGAGGCTCTGGGAATTGCTCGCATCCCAGCTGGACCCGTCTGCCACTCTGCAGTACGCTGACCTGTCCGACGCCGCCAACCGCAACCACGAGGCCCTACGCCAGGCCAAGCAGGAGATGAACGAGTCCCGACGTCAAATCCAGAGTCTGACGTGTGAGGTGGACGGGTTGCGTGGCACG AACGAGGCGCTGCTCAGACAGCTGCGGGAGCTGGAGGAGCAGTTCGCCCTGGAGGCTGGAGGGTACCAAGCCGGCGCTGCGCGTCTGGAGGAAGAGCTTCGAcagctgaaggaagagatggcGCGGCATCTGCGAGAATACCAGGAGCTCCTCAATGTTAAGATGGCCCTGGATATCGAGATCGCCACCTACAGGAAGctgctggaaggagaggagagccG GATCTCAGTGCCAGTCCATTCCTTTGCTTCCCTAAGTTTAAAGGCCACTG TGCCTGAGGTGGAGGCTccccaggacagccacagccGTAAGATGGTTCTGATTAGGACTATTGAGACCCGGGATGGGGAG GTGGTGACAGAGTCCCAGAAGGAACAGCACAGTGAACTGGATAAGTCTTCTGTTCACAGCTACTGA